The following is a genomic window from Streptomyces sp. BHT-5-2.
CGGCGGACCGGTCGCCTCCCAGGAGGCGATCAAGGAGCTGGGCACCAACGGCGGCGGCTTCTTCGGCGCCAACTCCGCGCACCCGTTCGAGAATCCCAGCGGACTGACCAACCTGATCGAGATCTATCTGATGCTGGTGATCCCGTTCTCGCTGCCGCGGACCTTCGGCGCGATGGTCGGCGACCGTCGCCAGGGCTATGCGCTGGTCGCCGTCATGGCGGTGCTGTGGGCCGCCTCGGTCGCCCTGGTGACCGCCAACGAGCTGTACCGCGTGAGCAGTCCGGCCGGCGGTGCGGCCGGCGCGATGACGGAGGGCAAGGAGACCCGGTTCGGGATCTGGGCCTCGGCGCTGTTCGCGGTCTCCACCACCCTCACGTCCTGCGGAGCCACCAACTCGGCCCATGACTCCTACACTCCGGGCGGCGGCGGGATGACGATCTTCAACATGATGCTGGGGGAGATCGCGCCCGGCGGCACCGGCTCCGGGCTCTACGGCATCCTGATCCTGGCGCTGGTCGCGGTGTTCGTCGCCGGGCTGATGGTCGGCCGGACGCCGGAGTACCTGGGCAAGAAACTGCGCGGCCGGGAGATGCGGTTCGCCTCGCTGTACATCCTGACCACGCCCGCGCTGGTCCTCGTCGGTGCGGGACTGGCGATGGCGTTCCCCGGCGAGCGCGCGGCGATGCTCAATCCGGGCCCGCACGGCTTCTCGGAGGTGCTGTACGCGCTGACGTCGGCGGCCAACAACAACGGGTCGGCGTTCGCCGGGCTGAGCGCCGACACCGTCTGGTACAACACGGTCCTCGGTGTGGTGATGCTGCTGGGCCGCTTCCTGCCGATGGTGTTCGTGCTGGCGCTGGCCGGCTCGCTCGCCGGACAGCGGCCGGTGCCGGTCACCGCGGGCACCCTGCCCACCCACCGACCGCAGTTCATCGGCCTGTTGACCGGCGTGGTCCTCGTCGTCGTCGGTCTGACGTACTTCCCGGCGCTGGCACTGGGCCCGCTCGCGGAGGGGCTGCGCTGATGTCCTCGACCGCCGCTCCGTCCGCCGTGCCGCCGGACTCCGGCCGCCCGCCGGAGCGGGTCCCGGGCGGGCTGCTGGATTCCCGGCAGGTGCTGCGCGCGCTCCCCGACGCGCTGCGGAAGCTGGATCCGCGGCGGATGTTCCACAGCCCGGTGATGTTCGTGGTCGAGGTCGGTGCGGCGCTGACGACGCTGTCGGCGATCCGGACGCCCGGCCTCTTCGCCTGGGTGATCACCGTCTGGCTGTGGCTGACCGTGGTGTTCGCCAACCTCGCCGAGGCGGTGGCGGAGGGCCGCGGCAAGGCGCAGGCGGCCACGTTGCGCCGCACCAGGACCACCACCACGGCGCGCCGGCTCACCGACTGGCGGCCCGGCGCCACCGACCTCGTCGAGGCCGAAGTACCGTGCACCGCCCTGCGGTTGGGCGACCATGTGATCGTCGAAGCCGGCCAGCCCATCCCGGGCGACGGCGACGTCGTCGAGGGCATCGCGAGCGTCGACGAGTCGGCCGTCACCGGGGAGTCGGCGCCGGTGATCCGGGAGTCCGGCGGCGACCGGTCGGCCGTCACCGGCGGCACGAAGGTGCTCTCGGACCGGATCGTGGTCCGGATCACCGCCCGGCCCGGGGAGACCTTCATCGACCGGATGATCGCCCTCGTCGAGGGGGCGGCCCGGCAGCGGACGCCGAACGAGATCGCGCTGAACGTCCTGCTCGCGTCGCTGACGATCGTCTTCCTGGTCGCGGTGGTGACGCTCCAGCCGTTCGCCGTCTACGCCGGCGCCGAACAGCCCCTGGTCATCCTCGTCGCGCTGGTCGTGGCGCTGATCCCCACCACGATCGGCGCACTGCTGCCCGCCATCGGCATCGCCGGCATGGACCGGCTGGTGCAGCGCAACGTGCTGGCGATGTCGGGACGCGCGGTGGAGGCCGCGGGCGACGTCAACACCCTGCTGCTGGACAAGACCGGCACCATCACCCTCGGCAACCGGCAGGCCGCCGCGTTCCTGCCGGTGCCGGGGGTGGGCGTGGACGAACTCGCCGACGCCGCCCAGCTGTCCTCACTCGCCGACGAGACCCCCGAAGGCCGGTCGATCGTCGTCCTCGCCAAGGAGCAGTACGCGCTGCGCGGCCGGGAGGAGGGCGAGCTGGACGGGGCCGTGTTCGTGCCCTTCTCCGCGCAGAGCCGGATGAGCGGCGTCGACCTCGGAGCTCCGCCGGAGCGGCGCTCGCTGCGCAAGGGCGCGGCGACCGCGGTGATGCGCTGGGTCCGCGACAACGGCGGGCACCCCACCGCCGACGTCGGTCACGTCGTCGACGGCATCTCGGCGGGCGGCGGGACCCCGCTGGTCGTCGGCCAGGTGACCCGGAGCGGTGGGTCGCCGGACGCCAGGGTGCTGGGCGTCGTCCACCTCAAGGACGTCGTGAAGGAGGGCATGCGCGACCGGTTCGACCGGCTGCGCCGGATGGGCATCAGAACCGTCATGATCACCGGCGACAACCCGCTCACCGCCCATGCCATCGCGCAGGAGGCGGGCGTGGACGACTTCCTGGCCGAGGCCGCGCCCGAGGACAAGATGGCGCTGATCCGGCGCGAGCAGGAGGGCGGCAAGCTCGTCGCGATGACCGGGGACGGGACGAACGACGCCCCGGCGCTGGCCCAGGCCGACGTGGGCGTGGCGATGAACACCGGTACGTCGGCCGCCAAGGAGGCCGGCAACATGGTCGACCTCGACTCCAACCCGACCAAGCTCATCGAGATCGTCGAGATCGGCAAGCAACTCCTCATCACCCGCGGCGCATTGACCACCTTCTCCATCGCCAACGACGTCGCCAAGTACTTCGCGATCATCCCCGCGATGTTCGCCGGCGTCTATCCGGGCCTGGACCGGCTCAACATCATGCGGCTGCACAGCCCGGCCTCGGCGATCACCTCGGCCGTCGTCTTCAACGCGCTGATCATCGTCGCGCTGATCCCGCTCGCGCTGCGCGGTGTGCGCTACCGCCCGTCCTCCGCCGCCGAACTGCTGCGCCGCAACATCCGGCTCTACGGGCTCGGCGGGCTCGTCCTGCCGTTCCTCGGCATCAAACTGCTCGACCTCGTCATCCAGTTCCTCCCCGGCCTGCGCTGACGGGCCGGCGCCGAGAGGAGAGGGCACCATGGCGCGCCTCCCGCTTCCCGCCGTACTGCGCCGCCATCTGGCCGCGCTGCGGATGCTGCTGGTGTTCACCGCGGTCACCGGCATCGGCTATCCGCTGCTGGTCACCGGCATCGCCCAGGCCGGGCTCGCCGAGCGGGCCGACGGGTCCGTGGTGCGGATGCACGGCACCGCGGTGGCCTCCCGCCTGATCGGCCAGAACTTCGACCTCCCGCGGCGCGACCCGGGCGATCCGCACGAGGTCCCGCGCCCCGACCCGGCGTGGTTCCAGCCCCGCCCGTCCGCCGGCGGCTACGACGCCGACGCCTCCGGGGCCGGCAACCTCGGCCCCACCAATCCCCTGCTCACCGCGACCGTCCGGGCCCGCCGCGCCGCGGTCGCCGCCTTCGACGGCGTGCCGCCCGCGACCGTTCCCGCGGACGCCCTGACCGGCAGCGGCTCCGGCCTCGATCCGGCGATCTCCCCGGCGTACGCCTACCAGCAGGTCGGGCGGGTCGCGCGGGCCCGGCACCGCTCCCCCACGCTGGTCCGGCGCCTGGTCACCCGTCAGCTCCACGGCCGGGACCTGGGCTTCCTGGGCGAGCCGTACGTCGATGTGGTGGAGCTGAACCAGGCACTGGCCGACGCGGTCCGGGCGGGCGGCCCCGGGCTCAGGCACGCACCGGGCTGACGGACTCTGGGCGCTCCGAGCTGCCCGGATCAGGAAAACGTCAACATCCCCCCGTTCTGCCGCGGCCCGGCCGCGGTGGTGTGACCATGGCACCCAACCCATGTCCGCTCGGCCGCCCGAGGTCCCCTCGCCGAACCAGGCGCCGTGGGATCGTGGCGGAATGGCGAGGGAGGGGCTTTCGGTGGCGCCGAATGGGGTCGCGGCCGGGGCGCCGGACGCACGCCCGGGGAAGCTCAAGGTGTTCCTCGGCGCGGCGCCCGGCGTGGGCAAGACGTACCGGATGCTGGACGAGGGGCGCCGGCGACTGCGGCGCGGCACCGACGTGGTGGTGGCGTATGCCGAGTGCCACGGCCGGCGGCACACCGAGGAGCAGCTCGCCGGGCTGGAGGTCGTCCCGCGGCTGCACCGCTCCTACCGCGGTACGACCTTCACCGAGCTGGATCTGGACGCCGTCCTCGCCCGTCGCCCCGCGGTCGCCCTGGTCGACGAACTGCCGCACACCAACGTGCCCGGCGGCCGCAACGCCAAGCGCTGGCAGGACATCGACGAGCTGCTGGCCGCCGGCATCGACGTGGTCACCACCGTCAACGTCCAGCACCTGGAGTCGCTCAACGACGTGGTCGAGAAGATCACCGGAGTCCCGCAGCGGGAGACCGTGCCGGACGAGGTGGTCCGCCGCGCCGACCAGATCGAGCTGGTGGACATGCCCGCCGAGGCGCTGCGCCGACGTATGGCGCACGGCAACATCTACCAGCCCGAGAAGGTCGACGCCGCGCTCGCGCACTACTTCCGCATCGGGAATCTGACGGCCCTTCGGGAGCTGGCGCTCCTGTGGGTCGCGGGCCGGGTCGACGAGACCCTGCAGAGGTACCGGTCCGAACACGGCATCGGCACGGTCTGGGAGACCCGCGAACGCGTGGTGGTGGCGCTCACCGGCGGCCCGGAGGGCGAGACGCTGATCCGCCGCGCGGAGCGGATCGCGGGCCGGTCGTCGGGCGGCGACCTGCTGGCCGTCCACGTCGCCCGCAGCGACGGTCTCGCCTACGCCTCCCCCGCCGCGCTCGCCAAGCAGCGCGCCCTGGTGGAGAAGCTGGGCGGCAGCTACCACTCCGTCGTCGGCGACCATGTGCCCACCGCGCTGCTGGACTTCGCCCGCGCCGAGAACGCCACCCAGCTCGTCCTGGGCACCAGCCGCCGCAGCTGGCTGTCCCGGCTGGTGGCACCGCGCGGCATCGGGGAGGACACCGTCGAGCTGTCCGGCGACATCGACGTCCACATGGTCACCCACGAACGGGCCGGCCGCGGCCGCCGGTTGACGATGCCCGGCTGGCAGCTGCCGCACTCCCGACGCGTCGCGGGCCCGGTGGCCGGCCTCGTCCTCCCCTCCCTCCTGACCACCGTGCTCACCCACACCCGGGGCGCCCTCAACCTGACCAGCGAGGCGCTGCTCTTCCTGGTGACCGTCGTCGGCGTGGCCTGCTTCGGCGGCGTGGTCTCCGCGCTGCTCGCCTCGCTCACCGCGTCGCTGCTGCTCAACTACTACTTCATCCCGCCCAGCGGCGAGTTCACCATCACCGAGCCCAACAACGCGCTGGCGCTCGCCGTCTTCGCGCTGGTCGCGGGCACCGTCGCCGCCCTGGTGGACCGCTCCCTGCGGCTGTCCCGGCGGGCCGCCAGCGCCACCGCGGAGGCCGAGACGCTGTCGTCCATGGCCGGCACCATCCTCCGTGGCGAGCAGGGGGTCGCGGTGCTGCTGGAGCGCACCCGGGAGTCGTTCGGCATGACGTCCGCCGAGCTCGTCCCGCGTGCCGACCTCGACGCCGACGCCGACGAGGAGAGCGACGGCCTGGTGAAGGTGCCGGCCGGACCGGACCGCCTGCTCGTCCTCCGCGGCCGCCGGCTGCCCGCCTCCGAACACCGCGTACTGACCGCCTTCGCCGCCCATCTGGCCGCCGCCCTCGACCGCGCCCGACTGGTGGAGGCCGCCGCCGAGGTCGAACCCGTCAAGGCGGCGGACCGGCTGCGCACCGCGCTGCTGGCCGCGGTCAGCCACGACCTGCGGACACCGCTGGCCGGCGGACGCGCCGCGATCAGCTCCCTGCGCAGCGCGGACGTGGACTTCACCCCGGCCGAACGCGAGGAACTGCTGGCCACCGCCGAGGACTCGCTGATCCAGCTCAACCGACTGGTCGACAACCTCCTGGACATGAGCCGGCTCCGCGCCGGCGCGCTCGCCCTGAACCTCCAGCCCACCGCCTTCGCCGACGTCCTGCCGACGGCCCTGTCCACTCTGGCCGCGTCCCCGGTACGGATCGAGACCCAGGGCCTGACGGAGGTTTGCGACGTCCTCGCCGACCCGCCGCTCCTGGAACGGGTCATCGCCAACCTCGTCACCAATGCGGTGCGCCACTCCGACGCCGGGCAGCGGGTGCTGATCACCGCCAGTGCCCTGGGCCGACGGGTCGAGCTGCGGGTCGTCGACAAGGGCCCCGGGCTGCCGCCGGAGGACCGGGACCGGATCTTCGTGCCGTTCCAGCGGCTGGGCGACCGCGACAACACCAGCGGCCTGGGACTGGGCCTCGCGCTCTCCCGGGGCCTGGCCGAGGCGATGGGCGGCACCCTCGACCCCGAGGACACCCCGGGCGGCGGGCTGACCATGGTCCTCTCCCTGCCCGCCGCAGCGGCACAGAAGGCGCCGGTGGAAGCGGTGGAGCTCGGCTGATGCGCGCAGCCACGCAGCCACGCGAGACCGGGTGCGCGGCGCATCCGGAGGAAGGAGCGTCGATGGACACGGGGGCGGTGGCCGTGCTGGCGGGAATCGCCGCGTTCGGCGGCCTGCTCGGCGTGCTGGCCGGGCTGTTCGGGCTCCGGCAGGTGCGCCGGGTGCAGCGGACCGGGGTGGGCGTGGCGGCCCTGGTCAAGCAGCCCCCGGGCCGCACCTCCGACGGGTCGGGCCGACCGCGTCCGCTGCTCCAGTTCGTGACCGACGACGAGCGCGTGATGGAGATCGTCTGCCCCGTGGCACCGACCCGCCGGCGTCCGCTCACCGACGGCGACCGCGTGCTCCTCCGCTACGACCCCGCCGATCCACGGACCGTCGTCGTCCAGGGACGGGAACACCTGGGCCTGGAACGGGCCTTCATCGCCGGCGGTGCGGCCGTCCTACTGCTGTCGCTGACGCTGCTGACGGTCGCGTAGTCGCCCGTTCCGGGGCGGCGTATTCGGGGCGGCGGCCACCACGCACGACCGCACCCCCTCGTCCCTCCCCTGCGAAAGGTCCGGTCGTCATGTCCGAACGCGCCCGCAGGGCGTAGGAACCGTGGCAGTAACTCGCTAAAACCCGGTAGGTTTTCCAGCGGAGTGCCGGGAAGTCTGGTCGGCGACGGTTCAACAACAGCCGGAGCCATCGAGAGACGAGCGCGTGACCGACCTGACTGCCATTCTCCTCCTCGTGGTGTTCGCCACGTTGGTGGCCACCGGCGCCCGTCACTGGCGCATCCCCGCCCCTTCACTGCTGGTCGTCGGCGGGCTGCTGATCGGGCTGCTGCCCTGGCTCCGGGATGTCCAGGTGGCGCCCGAGGTGATCAGCGTGGTGGTGCTGCCTCCATTGCTGTACGCCTCCGCCGAGGAGATCCCCTGGCGCGAACTACGAGTGGTGTGGCGGCCGGTGACAGTGCTCGCCTTCGGTCTGGTGCTGGCCACCGCGGCCGCCGTCGGAGCCGTGGCATCCGCGGTCACCCCGCTCTCCCCCACCATGGCGTTCGTCCTGGGTGCCGTGCTGGCGAGCACCGACCCGGTCGCCGTGACGGCGCTCGGCCGCAAGATCGCGCTGCCGCCGCGGATACAGGTCCTGGTCCAGTCCGAGAGCCTGTTCAACGACGCCACCAGCCTGGTGCTCTTCAAGGTGGCGGTGGGCACCGCGGCAGCGGCCCATGCCGTCACCCTGCCGTCGGCCGGCCGCCAGTTCCTGGTCCTGGGCGGCGGTGGGGCGCTGGTCGGCGGCGCCGTCGCGGCCCTGGTGGCGCTGATCCGGCGGCGGACCGAGGACCCGATCCTGGAGACGGTGACCGCCCTCGTCACGCCCTACGCCTCGTACGTCCTGGCCGAGGATCTGCACGCCTCCGGGGTCACCGCGGTGGTGG
Proteins encoded in this region:
- a CDS encoding ATP-binding protein, with amino-acid sequence MAREGLSVAPNGVAAGAPDARPGKLKVFLGAAPGVGKTYRMLDEGRRRLRRGTDVVVAYAECHGRRHTEEQLAGLEVVPRLHRSYRGTTFTELDLDAVLARRPAVALVDELPHTNVPGGRNAKRWQDIDELLAAGIDVVTTVNVQHLESLNDVVEKITGVPQRETVPDEVVRRADQIELVDMPAEALRRRMAHGNIYQPEKVDAALAHYFRIGNLTALRELALLWVAGRVDETLQRYRSEHGIGTVWETRERVVVALTGGPEGETLIRRAERIAGRSSGGDLLAVHVARSDGLAYASPAALAKQRALVEKLGGSYHSVVGDHVPTALLDFARAENATQLVLGTSRRSWLSRLVAPRGIGEDTVELSGDIDVHMVTHERAGRGRRLTMPGWQLPHSRRVAGPVAGLVLPSLLTTVLTHTRGALNLTSEALLFLVTVVGVACFGGVVSALLASLTASLLLNYYFIPPSGEFTITEPNNALALAVFALVAGTVAALVDRSLRLSRRAASATAEAETLSSMAGTILRGEQGVAVLLERTRESFGMTSAELVPRADLDADADEESDGLVKVPAGPDRLLVLRGRRLPASEHRVLTAFAAHLAAALDRARLVEAAAEVEPVKAADRLRTALLAAVSHDLRTPLAGGRAAISSLRSADVDFTPAEREELLATAEDSLIQLNRLVDNLLDMSRLRAGALALNLQPTAFADVLPTALSTLAASPVRIETQGLTEVCDVLADPPLLERVIANLVTNAVRHSDAGQRVLITASALGRRVELRVVDKGPGLPPEDRDRIFVPFQRLGDRDNTSGLGLGLALSRGLAEAMGGTLDPEDTPGGGLTMVLSLPAAAAQKAPVEAVELG
- a CDS encoding potassium-transporting ATPase subunit C, whose product is MARLPLPAVLRRHLAALRMLLVFTAVTGIGYPLLVTGIAQAGLAERADGSVVRMHGTAVASRLIGQNFDLPRRDPGDPHEVPRPDPAWFQPRPSAGGYDADASGAGNLGPTNPLLTATVRARRAAVAAFDGVPPATVPADALTGSGSGLDPAISPAYAYQQVGRVARARHRSPTLVRRLVTRQLHGRDLGFLGEPYVDVVELNQALADAVRAGGPGLRHAPG
- a CDS encoding DUF3592 domain-containing protein — protein: MDTGAVAVLAGIAAFGGLLGVLAGLFGLRQVRRVQRTGVGVAALVKQPPGRTSDGSGRPRPLLQFVTDDERVMEIVCPVAPTRRRPLTDGDRVLLRYDPADPRTVVVQGREHLGLERAFIAGGAAVLLLSLTLLTVA
- the kdpA gene encoding potassium-transporting ATPase subunit KdpA; amino-acid sequence: MGDAAAGWLQVTVLVVALALSHRPLGDCLAHVLTTGRHWRVERLVYRAGGVNGDTDQRWPVYLRSLLAFSVVSVLFLYAFLRLQDRLLLSLGRKPVPADLAFNTAASFVTNTNWQAYSGESTMGHLVQMTGLAVQNFVSAAVGIAVVAALIRGFTRERTDRVGNFWVDLTRIVLRVLLPVAFVFAVVLVAAGVIQNLHGDQALTTLAGGHQSLPGGPVASQEAIKELGTNGGGFFGANSAHPFENPSGLTNLIEIYLMLVIPFSLPRTFGAMVGDRRQGYALVAVMAVLWAASVALVTANELYRVSSPAGGAAGAMTEGKETRFGIWASALFAVSTTLTSCGATNSAHDSYTPGGGGMTIFNMMLGEIAPGGTGSGLYGILILALVAVFVAGLMVGRTPEYLGKKLRGREMRFASLYILTTPALVLVGAGLAMAFPGERAAMLNPGPHGFSEVLYALTSAANNNGSAFAGLSADTVWYNTVLGVVMLLGRFLPMVFVLALAGSLAGQRPVPVTAGTLPTHRPQFIGLLTGVVLVVVGLTYFPALALGPLAEGLR
- the kdpB gene encoding potassium-transporting ATPase subunit KdpB, whose translation is MSSTAAPSAVPPDSGRPPERVPGGLLDSRQVLRALPDALRKLDPRRMFHSPVMFVVEVGAALTTLSAIRTPGLFAWVITVWLWLTVVFANLAEAVAEGRGKAQAATLRRTRTTTTARRLTDWRPGATDLVEAEVPCTALRLGDHVIVEAGQPIPGDGDVVEGIASVDESAVTGESAPVIRESGGDRSAVTGGTKVLSDRIVVRITARPGETFIDRMIALVEGAARQRTPNEIALNVLLASLTIVFLVAVVTLQPFAVYAGAEQPLVILVALVVALIPTTIGALLPAIGIAGMDRLVQRNVLAMSGRAVEAAGDVNTLLLDKTGTITLGNRQAAAFLPVPGVGVDELADAAQLSSLADETPEGRSIVVLAKEQYALRGREEGELDGAVFVPFSAQSRMSGVDLGAPPERRSLRKGAATAVMRWVRDNGGHPTADVGHVVDGISAGGGTPLVVGQVTRSGGSPDARVLGVVHLKDVVKEGMRDRFDRLRRMGIRTVMITGDNPLTAHAIAQEAGVDDFLAEAAPEDKMALIRREQEGGKLVAMTGDGTNDAPALAQADVGVAMNTGTSAAKEAGNMVDLDSNPTKLIEIVEIGKQLLITRGALTTFSIANDVAKYFAIIPAMFAGVYPGLDRLNIMRLHSPASAITSAVVFNALIIVALIPLALRGVRYRPSSAAELLRRNIRLYGLGGLVLPFLGIKLLDLVIQFLPGLR